From the genome of Vigna angularis cultivar LongXiaoDou No.4 chromosome 11, ASM1680809v1, whole genome shotgun sequence, one region includes:
- the LOC128194674 gene encoding uncharacterized protein LOC128194674 produces MVKKSNGQWRMCVDFTDLNKACPKDSYPLPSIDRLVDGASGHVILSFLDAYSRYNQIPMYEPDQSKTAFITEHANYCYEVMPFGLKNAGATYQRLMDKIFYHQIGRCMDVYVDDMVIRSNSVEQHLQDLKEVFGQLRRYSMRLNPSKCTFGVPAGKFLGFMLTHRGIEANLDKCKAVLEMAAPKTLREVQRLVGRLTALSRFIPKLAEHIKPILKNLKKGTTRHWDDDCETAFNTVKHILTSPPIMARPDDGSDLQLYIAASHHAVSAALIQEVPSLKLIYFISRTLQGAKERYSRIEKIALALLTASRRLRPYFQSHQVVVRTDHPIAKILRKPDLARRMVSWSVELSKFGLRYESRRSIKGQHLADFAAELIPALEDSTPKWILSVDGSSDKRGGGAGVVLEGPGGLVIEQAITFKFPASNNQAEYEALIAGLSLAREFTINRLECRMDSKLVVGHVNGTYQVKDNHLLRYFHKAQTLFQNFVKVSVIHVPREQNARADLLSKLTHSKERAQLSSIIKMTLDRPVVEAFVTNVSTPITDWRQKIKDLMEKQDQGESITVTDSKRIARFVCIGDDLYRRGHGTPLLKCISEEEADYVLRGLHTGICGFHSGKSTLRARILRAGYYWPTLDHDCETFVKKCISCQAHGHDIHAPPEDLHSIVSPWPFAQWGLNIVGPLPIAKAQNKFLLVAVDYFTKWIEAEPLSVITAQRVQQFIWRLICRFGLPQKIITDNGRQFIERKLEDFLSNLGIKHVTSSVEHPQTNDQAEAANKAILTELKKRLGEAKGLWVEELPEVLWVYRCTPHGSTRDTPFNLTYGTDAMLPVEVGEPSLRRHITDMSLNEEQLRMNLDVLPERREVATIRAEAQKRMLSRRYNTKVKPRAFKSGDLVWRKRGEARKNRAHGKLAAN; encoded by the coding sequence TTCGTATCCCCTACCTAGCATCGATCGTTTGGTAGATGGAGCTTCGGGTCATGTTATACTCAGCTTTCTCGACGCCTACTCGAGATACAACCAAATTCCAATGTACGAGCCTGATCAGAGCAAAACAGCCTTCATTACCGAACATGCTAATTACTGTTATGAAGTAATGCCGTTCGGTTTGAAGAATGCTGGGGCCACTTATCAACGCCTCATGGATAAAATCTTCTATCATCAAATAGGACGATGCATGGATGTATATGTCGACGATATGGTTATTCGCAGCAATTCTGTGGAGCAACACCTGCAGGATTTAAAGGAAGTTTTCGGCCAACTCCGACGGTACAGCATGCGCCTTAATCCTTCCAAGTGTACTTTCGGTGTCCCGGCGGGTAAGTTCTTGGGCTTCATGCTTACACATCGAGGCATCGAAGCTAATCTAGACAAGTGCAAAGCTGTACTCGAAATGGCTGCTCCAAAAACTCTAAGGGAGGTGCAACGTCTAGTGGGTCGGCTCACAGCCTTGTCCCGATTCATTCCGAAGTTAGCTGAGCACATCAAGCCCATCCTGAAGAATTTGAAAAAGGGCACCACACGGCACTGGGACGATGATTGTGAAACAGCATTCAACACCGTCAAACACATTCTCACCAGTCCTCCAATTATGGCTCGACCGGACGATGGGTCCGACTTGCAGCTGTATATCGCAGCATCCCACCACGCTGTCAGTGCGGCCTTGATACAGGAGGTGCCCTCCCTCAAGCTGATATACTTCATCAGTCGTACACTGCAGGGGGCCAAAGAACGATATTCTCGAATTGAGAAAATTGCCCTGGCCCTGCTCACAGCTTCTCGTCGACTTCGACCATATTTCCAGAGCCATCAGGTAGTAGTCCGCACAGATCACCCCATAGCCAAGATCCTCCGCAAACCAGACTTGGCAAGACGGATGGTTTCCTGGTCCGTGGAGCTGTCAAAGTTCGGACTCCGTTACGAGTCACGCAGGTCCATCAAGGGTCAACATTTAGCAGACTTTGCAGCTGAGTTGATACCTGCACTAGAGGACTCGACCCCAAAGTGGATCCTCAGTGTGGATGGTTCCTCAGACAAAAGGGGAGGAGGAGCCGGTGTCGTCCTAGAAGGACCGGGTGGTTTAGTCATAGAGCAAGCCATCACATTCAAGTTTCCAGCTAGCAACAACCAGGCCGAGTACGAAGCCTTAATAGCTGGCCTGTCCTTGGCCAGAGAGTTCACGATAAATCGTCTTGAGTGTCGAATGGATTCAAAGTTGGTAGTCGGCCACGTGAACGGAACTTATCAAGTCAAGGATAATCACTTGCTCCGCTATTTCCACAAAGCTCAAACCTTATTTCAAAACTTCGTCAAGGTTAGCGTCATCCATGTACCCAGGGAGCAGAACGCAAGAGCAGATCTCTTGTCTAAGTTAACTCATTCTAAGGAACGAGCGCAACTATCCTCGATCATTAAGATGACGCTCGACCGTCCTGTCGTGGAAGCTTTCGTCACCAACGTGTCGACACCCATAACAGACTGGCGCCAGAAGATCAAGGATCTCATGGAGAAACAAGACCAAGGGGAGAGCATTACTGTGACCGATTCCAAACGTATTGCACGTTTCGTATGCATAGGCGACGACCTTTACCGCCGCGGCCACGGTACTCCTCTGTTGAAATGCATATCAGAGGAAGAAGCAGACTACGTACTGCGCGGATTGCACACCGGCATATGCGGATTTCATTCTGGTAAGAGCACATTGAGGGCACGCATTCTCCGCGCAGGATATTACTGGCCTACACTCGACCACGATTGTGAGACATTTGTCAAGAAATGTATCTCCTGTCAGGCCCACGGTCACGACATCCATGCACCTCCCGAAGATTTACATAGTATTGTTTCCCCCTGGCCGTTCGCTCAGTGGGGCCTCAATATAGTGGGACCGTTACCGATCGCCAAAGCGCAAAACAAGTTCCTTCTCGTGGCGGTCGACTACTTCACAAAATGGATAGAAGCCGAGCCGTTGTCCGTCATTACTGCCCAACGAGTGCAGCAGTTCATCTGGCGCCTCATCTGTCGGTTCGGCCTCCCTCAGAAGATCATTACTGACAACGGTCGCCAATTCATCGAGCGCAAGCTAGAAGATTTCCTTAGCAATTTGGGCATCAAACATGTCACCTCGTCCGTCGAGCATCCTCAGACGAACGACCAAGCAGAGGCCGCAAACAAAGCCATACTGACGGAGCTTAAAAAGCGACTCGGTGAAGCCAAAGGTTTGTGGGTAGAGGAACTACCAGAGGTTTTGTGGGTGTACAGATGCACTCCTCACGGATCgacaagggacacaccattcaACCTAACTTACGGCACTGACGCCATGCTCCCAGTCGAGGTGGGCGAACCTTCGTTAAGGCGGCATATCACTGATATGTCGCTTAATGAAGAACAGTTGCGGATGAATCTCGATGTCCTTCCTGAGCGTCGAGAAGTCGCCACCATCCGTGCAGAAGCACAGAAGCGAATGTTATCTCGCCGATACAACACCAAGGTCAAACCCAGAGCCTTCAAAAGCGGTGATCTGGTATGGCGAAAACGGGGAGAGGCTAGGAAAAATCGCGCGCACGGCAAGCTTGCAGCCAACTAG